The segment GCGGGAACACTCTTTGCAAAAAAAAGCTCGGCAAGCTGAACCAGTTTATCAAGAAGCAGCAGGAAGATAAAAAAGATATTCCCCAGTATAAAAACCGGCAGCACCTGCTTTAATACGTATTTATCAAAAAGATTCATTTATTTTTATCGTGCAGTTTTATTACAGGTGTCTCTTTTTCCAGATTCACATAATCAATTCTGACAATGGAATTAACCGGCAGATAAGTGCTCTCTACATTCTTAAACTCATTTCTTATTTTATCTTCATTGGGCGTCACAAGAATATCCGATTCCCCCATAAACATAATGCCGCTCACTTCTATAAGTCCTAAAAAAGATGAAGGATTCACAGTGCCGGCATACAGCGTAAGAATTTCCTTGTCCTGATAAAACTGCAATTTGTATATTTTTCTCATGATTTAGGCCTTATTTTTAACTTCACTTTCCCATTTTTCATATCGATGTTGACATCAACATTATCGTACCCTTTACTTTTCAGTTTATCAATTTTGGATTCAATGGCATCCACAACTTTTGATTTGTCGTATTTTTCCGGAATTTTATCGAGTTCTTTCTGATAAAACGGCCTGGTGCTGCCTTTAACAGTCTTTTTGTCGGTTATTGGTTTTCTTGCACCCTCATACTCCATCATTTTTCGCGACCACTTTTCTCTGAAAGTGATATATCTTGCCACGAGATTGTTAAACCTGAATCTCAGAGTGGTATTTGTGAGCTGAGTAATATTGTATTTTTTTATCAGTTTGTTTATCTCTCTTTCGTACACAATGGGAGGGTGTTGTTTATTTCCGGCAAAAAACTGCGTATACTCAAAGTTGATCATCTTAATAAGATTTTCAAATCTGTCCAGATCTTCCCTTACTTCCTTCGGGTCCAATATATATACCTCATATCCGAATTTGTGGAAAAAACGTCAAATAAGACGTTAACAATAGAAATTATCAGACTTCCACCTATTGCGGTCCAGAAGCCGTCCACAACAAAGCCGCTGATAAAAAACGAAGTAAGCTCCAGAACAATAGCATTAACAACTAAATAAAACAGTCCAAACGTTACAAGCTGTAGCGGCAAAGTCATAAGCAGGAGCGCAGGCTTTACAAACGCATTAAGAGCCGTCAGCAAAAGAGCACTTATCATCAGCGTAAGAAAGGTGTCTATCTGTATATGCTTGAAAAGTACAGCAGCCAGCCCCACC is part of the Flexistipes sp. genome and harbors:
- a CDS encoding DUF1820 family protein translates to MRKIYKLQFYQDKEILTLYAGTVNPSSFLGLIEVSGIMFMGESDILVTPNEDKIRNEFKNVESTYLPVNSIVRIDYVNLEKETPVIKLHDKNK
- a CDS encoding phage holin family protein; this translates as MNKVHFIVYRIFVNVIGVGLAAVLFKHIQIDTFLTLMISALLLTALNAFVKPALLLMTLPLQLVTFGLFYLVVNAIVLELTSFFISGFVVDGFWTAIGGSLIISIVNVLFDVFSTNSDMRYIYWTRRK